Proteins from a single region of Streptomyces sp. HUAS 15-9:
- a CDS encoding cold-shock protein, translating into MAKGTVKWFNAEKGFGFIEQEGGGPDVFAHYSNIATQGFRELQEGQKVEFDITQGQKGPQAENIRPL; encoded by the coding sequence ATGGCCAAGGGCACTGTGAAGTGGTTCAACGCGGAAAAGGGCTTCGGCTTCATCGAGCAGGAAGGCGGCGGCCCCGACGTCTTCGCCCACTACTCGAACATCGCCACCCAGGGCTTCCGCGAGCTCCAGGAAGGCCAGAAGGTCGAGTTCGACATCACGCAGGGCCAGAAGGGCCCACAGGCGGAGAACATCCGCCCCCTGTAA
- a CDS encoding NUDIX domain-containing protein, protein MLASPRGQPEQQLRPDPAPQTRRRRRPLLRQPGPRHARRPHLQNPWDIPGGAVETDESPRAGAHREIKEELGLDLPPGRFLAIDWTPPRPDRSEGIVLIYDGGHLTDEQLATIQLQPDELRAYALVPPHDIGDRVIPLLARRIHHSVHARTQHTTLYLEDGTPSA, encoded by the coding sequence TTGCTAGCCTCCCCCCGTGGCCAGCCCGAACAGCAACTACGACCGGACCCTGCCCCGCAAACGCGTCGCCGCCGGCGTCCTCTTCTTCGACAACCAGGACCACGTCATGCTCGTCGACCCCATCTACAAAACCCCTGGGACATCCCCGGAGGAGCCGTCGAGACCGACGAATCCCCCCGCGCCGGCGCCCACCGCGAAATCAAAGAGGAACTCGGCCTCGACCTGCCGCCCGGCCGGTTCCTCGCCATCGACTGGACCCCGCCCCGGCCCGACCGCAGCGAAGGCATCGTCCTCATCTACGACGGCGGACACCTCACCGACGAGCAACTCGCCACCATCCAACTGCAGCCCGACGAACTCCGCGCCTACGCACTCGTACCCCCGCACGACATCGGCGACCGGGTCATCCCACTCCTCGCCCGCCGGATCCACCACAGCGTCCACGCCCGCACCCAACACACCACCCTCTACCTCGAAGACGGCACACCCAGCGCGTAA
- a CDS encoding DUF6292 family protein — protein MNSYKNDPAVAGHLVMVGGVEHWPCSAVCAYRDGRPGRGSARAGGRPRGSGDRVPREQLQRYVAELLDAEPAVTAAAVVEESGVAMTTAMAALAAVRGRRIADLIEEEPQLSPVQAAQRLGYPPITHRRALAAARSEQRIREAHPYVRSVAQALAHAGLAEPDEPEVVELPTGALAAAIRLTPGQEAPAAVWDERFGWRTSGSRRHPFDKDTGARPQGHGIRYLIDQARPAPSAVLAALRG, from the coding sequence GTGAACTCCTACAAGAACGATCCCGCGGTGGCCGGGCACCTCGTGATGGTGGGGGGAGTGGAGCACTGGCCCTGCAGTGCCGTGTGCGCGTACCGGGACGGGCGTCCGGGGCGGGGCTCGGCGCGGGCGGGAGGCCGGCCCAGGGGCAGCGGGGACCGCGTGCCCAGGGAGCAGCTGCAGCGTTACGTTGCCGAGCTGCTGGATGCGGAGCCGGCCGTCACCGCGGCCGCCGTGGTCGAGGAGTCCGGCGTCGCCATGACGACGGCGATGGCCGCCCTCGCGGCTGTGCGGGGCCGGCGGATCGCCGACCTGATCGAGGAAGAGCCCCAGCTGTCCCCCGTGCAGGCGGCCCAACGCCTTGGTTACCCGCCCATCACCCACCGCCGCGCGCTGGCCGCGGCCCGCTCCGAGCAGCGGATCCGCGAGGCGCACCCCTACGTCCGCAGCGTGGCGCAGGCCTTGGCCCATGCCGGGCTGGCGGAGCCGGACGAACCGGAAGTGGTGGAACTGCCCACCGGTGCCCTCGCGGCCGCGATCCGACTGACGCCGGGCCAGGAAGCGCCGGCAGCAGTGTGGGACGAACGCTTCGGCTGGCGTACGTCCGGCAGCCGACGCCACCCCTTCGACAAGGACACCGGGGCGCGCCCGCAGGGCCACGGCATCCGCTACCTCATCGACCAGGCGCGCCCCGCCCCGTCCGCAGTCCTGGCCGCACTGCGCGGCTGA
- the istA gene encoding IS21 family transposase codes for MDPHRWLELRRFRGLYESGAMSLREIAKETGLNRRTVTKYLSGEAPVAPPTRTADGRQQRRAVDEVAPLIDAMLRSEVLLKASVIHERLASEYGVTINYQRVKIYLQEARPRIAEELGISPGELAGLHRRFEVIPGAQAQVDWGDEGQVLAHVGIPKVYSFHMTLSYSRDPFCCFTTSQDLASFFDCHRQAFAHFGGVPMTIVYDRTKTVVRRHVAPGEAVPLHPEAVAFAGHYDFDIDVLAAYRPQGKGRVERQVLIVRDHVLAGRAFSSIEEMNAAFSAWVPLRRAKVHGTHGEIIGHRAVRDHVALRPLPPTPYVGPSGICGTSGRTAWSPSTRTSTRSPPARSAHAS; via the coding sequence TTGGACCCGCATCGCTGGCTGGAGTTGAGGCGGTTCCGCGGTCTGTACGAGTCCGGTGCGATGAGCCTGCGGGAGATCGCGAAGGAGACCGGGCTGAACCGCCGCACGGTCACGAAGTACTTGTCGGGCGAGGCTCCCGTCGCGCCACCGACACGGACGGCCGATGGCCGGCAGCAGCGACGGGCGGTCGACGAGGTGGCCCCGCTCATCGACGCGATGCTCAGGTCGGAGGTCCTGCTGAAGGCATCGGTGATCCACGAGCGCCTGGCGTCGGAGTACGGGGTCACCATCAACTACCAGCGGGTCAAGATCTACCTTCAGGAGGCCCGGCCCCGGATCGCCGAGGAGCTCGGTATCAGCCCGGGCGAACTGGCCGGCCTGCACCGGCGTTTCGAGGTGATCCCGGGCGCCCAGGCCCAAGTGGACTGGGGGGATGAGGGCCAGGTCCTCGCCCATGTCGGGATCCCGAAGGTCTACTCGTTCCACATGACGCTGTCGTACTCGCGTGATCCGTTCTGCTGCTTCACCACCAGCCAGGACCTGGCGAGCTTCTTCGACTGCCACCGCCAGGCGTTCGCGCACTTCGGCGGGGTGCCGATGACGATCGTCTACGACCGCACCAAGACCGTCGTGCGCCGGCACGTCGCGCCGGGCGAGGCGGTCCCGCTGCACCCGGAAGCCGTCGCGTTCGCCGGGCACTACGACTTCGACATCGACGTCCTGGCCGCCTACCGACCCCAAGGCAAGGGCCGGGTCGAGCGGCAAGTCTTGATCGTCCGCGACCATGTGCTGGCCGGACGGGCTTTCTCCTCGATCGAGGAAATGAACGCCGCGTTCTCGGCCTGGGTGCCGCTGCGGAGGGCGAAGGTGCACGGCACCCACGGCGAGATCATCGGACACCGGGCAGTGCGGGATCACGTGGCCCTGCGGCCGCTGCCGCCGACTCCCTATGTGGGGCCCAGCGGCATCTGCGGCACGTCGGGAAGGACTGCCTGGTCGCCTTCGACGCGAACCTCTACTCGGTCCCCGCCCGCAAGGTCCGCCCACGCCAGCTGA
- a CDS encoding Mu transposase domain-containing protein, which translates to MVAFDANLYSVPARKVRPRQLIEIRATKSQVTLHSTVPGADGETLLAAHPRAVGRGARIVDERHWDGLPTGAGRRVTTGDVVPPPRRNQPLGPEAGPLQALLNRAAAASVEVGRRPLSVYDELTGTRPFTTNRATKEPS; encoded by the coding sequence CTGGTCGCCTTCGACGCGAACCTCTACTCGGTCCCCGCCCGCAAGGTCCGCCCACGCCAGCTGATCGAGATCCGGGCGACCAAGTCGCAGGTCACCCTGCACTCCACCGTCCCCGGCGCCGACGGGGAAACTCTGCTGGCCGCCCATCCAAGGGCAGTCGGCCGCGGCGCCCGGATCGTGGATGAGAGGCACTGGGACGGCCTGCCCACCGGCGCCGGGCGTCGTGTCACCACCGGCGATGTCGTGCCCCCGCCCCGCCGTAACCAGCCTCTGGGACCCGAGGCCGGGCCGCTGCAAGCCCTGCTGAACCGGGCCGCCGCCGCAAGCGTCGAGGTCGGCCGTCGCCCGCTGTCCGTCTACGACGAACTCACCGGCACCCGCCCGTTCACCACCAACCGAGCGACAAAGGAACCCTCTTGA